Proteins co-encoded in one Flavobacterium fluviale genomic window:
- the porZ gene encoding type IX secretion system anionic LPS delivery protein PorZ, with translation MKKIAFCVLFLVLIQFCQAQNKSSWLGYFSFNEIKDLSESSTAVFAASENALFSKNTTTNILKTTTTVDGLSGQTISAVYYSETFKKTIVGYENGLLILINETDGSILKIVDIINKQLPANLKKVNHFMEHNGLIYVSCDFGIVQFNLSTFQFGDTYFIGDNGVEISVRQTAVFNGFIYAATSSGIRRADSTNPNLIDFNQWTIVNSGSWSGVETLDTELVAVNDSGFIHRFNSNTFVGFSQLPQAAVDVRSKNHNLFVTTGNTVYVYNNQLVLNRQITNTQVLENTLNFSCATAVGEQIFIGTKEKGLFVSTLNSAGTFENTTPAGPLRNNIFGIDATPNVLWAVYGDYDTSYNPYPLDSYGISRFNASGWLNIPYSEVFDAKSISRIIVNPNNEKQVYASSFFSGLLKVENDIPIFLYNEENSGLESITTEGPNYIDVRINANAFDKSGNLWITNSRIKNGLKVLKTNGQWGSYPMTSIFDNAENISYSSIAVDRNNVKWLGTNRDGVVGFNETTNTFKKMTFGTDVGNLPIADVRSIAIDTKNQLWIGTTKGLRVLSNVGNFQSENQLKANPIIIEEDDLAQELLYEQFITSIAVDGANNKWIGTADSGVFMVSPNGQETKYQFTINNSPLPSNYVNDIKINSKTGEVFIATNKGMVSFNGIATGANDNLNNVYVYPNPVRPAYSGTVKVAGLIDKANVKITDIEGNLVFEITSSGGTIEWDTTAFGKYKVASGVYMVFISAQDGSETKVKKVMIIR, from the coding sequence ATGAAGAAAATAGCTTTCTGCGTTTTATTTTTAGTACTAATTCAGTTTTGTCAGGCACAGAATAAATCGTCTTGGCTGGGATATTTTTCGTTTAATGAAATAAAAGATCTTTCAGAATCTTCAACAGCTGTTTTTGCTGCTTCGGAAAATGCATTGTTTTCAAAAAATACCACAACAAATATTTTGAAAACAACAACTACAGTTGACGGATTATCTGGTCAGACTATTTCTGCGGTTTATTACAGTGAAACATTCAAAAAAACAATAGTCGGCTATGAAAACGGCTTACTGATTTTAATCAACGAAACTGACGGAAGCATATTAAAAATCGTAGATATAATTAATAAACAGCTGCCGGCAAATTTGAAAAAAGTCAACCATTTTATGGAACACAATGGTTTGATTTATGTTTCTTGCGATTTCGGAATTGTGCAGTTTAATTTAAGTACTTTTCAGTTTGGCGATACTTATTTTATTGGCGATAATGGAGTCGAAATTAGTGTGAGGCAAACTGCTGTTTTTAACGGATTTATTTACGCCGCAACTTCAAGCGGCATTCGACGTGCAGATAGTACAAATCCGAATTTAATAGATTTTAACCAATGGACAATTGTGAATTCTGGAAGCTGGTCTGGCGTAGAAACTCTAGATACAGAACTTGTTGCAGTAAATGATTCTGGTTTTATCCATCGATTTAATTCAAACACATTTGTAGGTTTCTCCCAATTGCCTCAAGCTGCAGTTGATGTGAGGTCAAAAAATCATAATTTGTTTGTTACAACTGGAAATACAGTTTATGTGTATAATAATCAATTGGTTTTAAACCGACAGATTACGAATACTCAGGTTTTAGAAAATACTTTAAATTTTAGCTGCGCAACCGCAGTTGGAGAACAGATTTTCATTGGAACAAAAGAAAAAGGATTATTTGTTTCTACACTTAATAGTGCGGGAACTTTTGAAAATACAACACCTGCAGGTCCTTTGCGAAACAATATTTTTGGTATAGATGCAACTCCAAACGTTTTGTGGGCGGTTTACGGAGATTACGATACTTCATATAATCCGTATCCTTTAGACAGCTATGGAATTAGCAGATTTAATGCTTCAGGCTGGTTAAATATTCCGTATTCGGAGGTTTTTGATGCGAAATCAATTAGCCGAATTATTGTTAATCCAAATAATGAAAAACAAGTTTATGCCAGTTCTTTCTTTTCTGGGTTGTTAAAGGTTGAAAATGATATTCCTATTTTCTTGTATAATGAAGAAAACAGCGGATTAGAATCTATTACAACAGAAGGACCAAATTATATTGATGTTCGTATCAATGCAAATGCTTTTGATAAATCTGGAAATCTTTGGATCACTAACAGCCGAATCAAAAATGGTTTGAAAGTTTTAAAAACAAACGGCCAATGGGGGAGTTATCCAATGACATCAATTTTTGATAATGCTGAAAATATTAGTTATTCAAGTATAGCTGTCGATCGAAATAATGTAAAATGGCTAGGAACGAATAGAGATGGAGTAGTTGGTTTTAATGAAACTACAAATACATTTAAAAAGATGACTTTTGGTACCGATGTTGGAAATCTGCCAATTGCGGATGTTAGAAGTATAGCCATAGATACAAAAAACCAGCTTTGGATTGGAACTACAAAAGGACTAAGAGTTTTATCGAACGTTGGGAATTTTCAATCCGAAAATCAGTTAAAAGCAAATCCGATTATTATTGAGGAAGATGATTTAGCACAAGAATTGCTTTATGAGCAGTTTATTACTTCTATAGCAGTTGATGGAGCCAATAATAAATGGATAGGAACGGCAGATTCTGGAGTATTTATGGTTTCTCCAAACGGGCAGGAAACCAAATATCAATTTACAATAAATAATTCTCCGCTCCCGAGTAATTATGTAAACGACATTAAAATCAATAGTAAAACTGGAGAAGTTTTTATTGCGACCAATAAAGGCATGGTTTCTTTTAACGGAATTGCAACCGGAGCTAACGACAATTTGAATAATGTTTACGTTTATCCAAATCCAGTTCGTCCTGCGTACTCCGGAACTGTGAAAGTAGCTGGTTTAATAGATAAAGCCAATGTTAAAATCACAGATATAGAAGGAAATTTAGTTTTTGAAATAACATCTTCGGGAGGAACAATAGAGTGGGATACAACTGCTTTTGGTAAATATAAAGTAGCTTCTGGCGTTTATATGGTTTTTATATCAGCACAAGACGGCAGTGAAACGAAGGTTAAGAAAGTTATGATTATTCGATAA
- the gdhA gene encoding NADP-specific glutamate dehydrogenase codes for MEQKINEFMALVESKNPNEPEFLQAVREFAETVIPFISERKKYDGKNILLRIAEPERSIIFRVPWVDDKGEIIVNRGFRIQMNSAIGPYKGGIRFHHSVNLSVLKFLAFEQVFKNSLTTLPMGGGKGGSDFDPEGKSDGEIMRFCQSFMTELCRHIGPDLDVPAGDIGVGAREIGYLFGQYKRIRNEFTGVLTGKGLAYGGSLIRPEATGYGVVYFTDQMLRTIGHEIKGKKVAISGFGNVAWGVALKVNELGGKVVTISGPDGYIYDEEGISGEKIDHMLEMRATGDNRAERYLEKYPNAVFHKGKSPWEVKVDIAIPCATQNELNGDDAQKLIDNGVLCVTEAANMPSTLEAIKLFLDNKVLFAPGKAANAGGVAASGLEMTQNSIRLNWTSEEVDLRLKDIMVGIHNQCKKYGAEEDGYVNYVKGANIAGFVKVADAMLAQGVV; via the coding sequence ATGGAACAAAAAATAAATGAATTTATGGCTCTAGTGGAGTCAAAAAATCCAAACGAACCAGAATTTCTTCAAGCAGTTAGAGAATTTGCAGAAACTGTAATTCCCTTTATATCTGAGCGTAAAAAATATGATGGTAAGAATATACTTCTAAGAATTGCAGAGCCTGAACGTTCTATTATTTTTAGAGTTCCTTGGGTAGATGATAAAGGTGAAATTATTGTGAATAGAGGTTTCAGAATTCAAATGAACTCTGCAATTGGACCTTATAAAGGAGGAATTAGATTTCATCATTCTGTAAACTTATCTGTTTTGAAATTTTTGGCTTTCGAACAAGTATTCAAAAATAGTTTGACTACGCTTCCTATGGGAGGTGGAAAAGGAGGTTCTGACTTTGATCCAGAAGGAAAATCTGATGGTGAAATTATGCGTTTCTGCCAGTCATTCATGACAGAATTATGCCGTCATATTGGTCCAGATCTTGACGTTCCTGCTGGAGATATTGGTGTGGGAGCAAGAGAAATTGGTTACTTATTTGGACAATATAAAAGAATTAGAAATGAATTTACGGGAGTTTTAACTGGAAAAGGTTTGGCTTACGGCGGTTCATTAATCAGACCAGAAGCAACTGGATATGGAGTAGTTTACTTCACAGACCAAATGTTACGTACAATTGGCCACGAAATTAAAGGTAAGAAAGTTGCGATTTCTGGATTCGGAAATGTAGCTTGGGGAGTAGCTTTAAAAGTAAATGAATTAGGAGGGAAGGTAGTTACTATTTCTGGCCCTGATGGTTATATTTATGATGAAGAAGGAATCTCTGGAGAAAAAATTGACCATATGCTTGAAATGAGAGCAACTGGAGACAATAGAGCAGAGAGATATTTAGAGAAATATCCAAACGCTGTTTTCCATAAAGGAAAAAGCCCTTGGGAAGTAAAAGTAGATATCGCAATTCCATGTGCTACACAAAATGAGTTAAACGGAGATGATGCTCAAAAGTTAATTGATAATGGTGTTTTATGTGTAACGGAAGCTGCGAATATGCCTTCTACATTAGAAGCAATTAAACTTTTCTTAGATAACAAAGTATTATTTGCTCCAGGAAAAGCGGCGAATGCTGGTGGTGTTGCTGCGTCTGGATTAGAAATGACTCAAAACTCTATCCGTTTAAACTGGACTAGTGAAGAAGTTGATTTGCGTTTGAAAGATATCATGGTTGGAATTCACAATCAATGTAAAAAATACGGTGCAGAAGAAGACGGTTATGTAAACTACGTAAAAGGAGCAAACATTGCTGGATTCGTAAAAGTTGCTGATGCTATGCTTGCACAAGGTGTAGTTTAA
- a CDS encoding THC0290_0291 family protein has protein sequence MSKHLFITLFAFFGISTAASAQSDLAQEIGFFAGPVTLQSDFGERSNFETNVGNSGFGIGIMHFINFSAANNRESFFTEHFKVRSELAFSRTNLKHYGQWVERKPDGLFAQQLKNMHASSTTLGLGAQLEFSPFMKIHDFENTIGSFSPYGSVGFQVSYYSTKVGSRLGDITLPTVTPGKYLAPSDGRAHGFSTESGVVLSATAAVGVHYKLTTMSDLMFETRFQMYNSDWIDGLNPNKDIYTENKSNDWQVWFNFGYIYYLEF, from the coding sequence ATGTCTAAACACCTATTTATCACATTATTTGCCTTCTTTGGTATATCAACCGCGGCATCAGCACAATCAGACTTAGCCCAAGAGATTGGATTCTTTGCTGGACCAGTTACTTTACAGTCCGATTTTGGAGAAAGAAGCAACTTCGAAACCAACGTTGGAAACTCAGGTTTTGGTATCGGAATTATGCACTTTATCAACTTTTCTGCTGCTAATAACAGAGAAAGTTTTTTTACAGAACATTTTAAAGTGCGCTCTGAACTTGCTTTCAGCAGAACTAATTTGAAACATTACGGTCAGTGGGTGGAAAGAAAGCCTGACGGACTATTTGCTCAGCAGCTTAAAAATATGCACGCAAGTTCTACTACTTTAGGCCTTGGAGCACAATTAGAATTTTCTCCTTTTATGAAAATTCATGATTTCGAAAATACAATTGGTAGTTTCAGTCCGTATGGTAGTGTAGGTTTTCAAGTAAGCTATTATTCTACAAAAGTAGGTTCGCGTTTAGGAGACATTACTCTTCCAACTGTAACACCAGGAAAATATTTAGCGCCGTCTGATGGACGTGCACATGGATTTTCTACTGAAAGCGGTGTAGTATTATCTGCAACAGCAGCAGTTGGAGTACATTATAAATTAACTACAATGAGTGATTTAATGTTTGAGACTCGTTTTCAAATGTATAACTCAGATTGGATTGATGGATTAAATCCAAACAAAGACATTTACACTGAAAACAAATCTAACGACTGGCAGGTTTGGTTTAACTTCGGATATATTTATTACTTAGAATTCTAA
- a CDS encoding cystathionine gamma-synthase — protein MYNNYRSKTYKYMKFNTKVIHGGQHHDPSTGAVMPPVYQTSTFIQTSPGKPLADYEYSRASNPTRTALEEALASIENGTRGLAFSSGLAATDCVLRSFKAGDEIIAMDDLYGGTYRMFSRIYKDSGIKFHFVDMTNIEKFKSLINENTKLIWVETPTNPLMKLADIQEIAKITQEKKILLAVDNTFATPYLQKPLDLGADIVMHSATKYLGGHSDVIAGALIVKDKELGEQLHFQQFATGATLGPMDSFLVLRGIKTLALRVQRHCENGEKVVEYLSNHPKIKTVYYPGLKSHPFHEIAKKQMKAFGGMVSFDFKSGKKEDSISFLEKLKVFTLAESLGGVESLANHPALMTHASIPADKRAEVGITDDLVRLSVGIEDAEDLIADLEQALS, from the coding sequence TTGTACAACAATTATAGATCTAAAACTTATAAATATATGAAATTTAATACAAAAGTCATACATGGTGGACAGCATCATGATCCATCTACCGGAGCAGTTATGCCGCCAGTATATCAAACATCTACTTTTATCCAGACAAGTCCAGGAAAACCTTTGGCAGATTACGAATACAGCAGAGCATCAAATCCTACGCGTACTGCATTGGAAGAAGCTTTGGCAAGTATCGAAAACGGAACTCGCGGATTAGCATTTTCGTCTGGTCTTGCAGCGACAGACTGCGTTTTAAGATCTTTTAAGGCTGGTGACGAAATTATTGCAATGGATGATTTATATGGTGGAACTTATAGAATGTTCTCTCGAATTTATAAAGATTCGGGCATTAAATTTCATTTTGTGGATATGACTAATATCGAAAAATTCAAAAGTTTAATCAACGAAAACACAAAATTGATCTGGGTAGAAACGCCGACAAATCCATTGATGAAATTGGCTGATATTCAAGAAATAGCAAAAATTACTCAAGAAAAGAAAATTCTTCTTGCGGTTGACAATACTTTTGCAACACCTTACTTGCAAAAACCATTAGATTTGGGAGCAGATATTGTTATGCATTCGGCAACAAAATATTTAGGAGGACATTCTGATGTGATTGCAGGAGCTTTAATTGTAAAAGACAAAGAACTTGGTGAACAATTGCATTTTCAGCAATTTGCAACTGGCGCGACACTTGGACCAATGGATAGTTTTTTAGTTTTAAGAGGAATCAAAACTTTGGCTTTAAGAGTACAAAGACATTGCGAAAATGGTGAAAAAGTAGTTGAATATTTAAGTAATCATCCTAAGATAAAAACGGTTTATTATCCAGGTTTAAAAAGTCATCCTTTTCACGAAATTGCTAAAAAGCAAATGAAAGCATTTGGCGGAATGGTTTCCTTTGATTTTAAATCAGGAAAAAAAGAAGATTCAATTTCATTTTTAGAGAAATTGAAAGTATTCACTTTGGCAGAATCTCTTGGAGGAGTTGAATCTCTAGCCAATCATCCAGCTTTAATGACACACGCATCAATTCCGGCTGATAAAAGAGCAGAAGTAGGAATTACGGATGATTTAGTTCGATTAAGTGTTGGTATTGAAGATGCAGAAGATTTAATTGCAGATTTAGAACAAGCTTTATCTTAG
- a CDS encoding DUF3298 and DUF4163 domain-containing protein, which produces MKNYIFIIFLCLIFTSCKKELSFENETFEEKSTIPCKNECPEITIEVPVAKNIKVISDSINKKVFSVIKEIVFFGEDSTKVNDYQSLSKSFIASYEEMREKFPNDTFGWEAKIIGNVEFQSDSILNLKVDHYTFTGGAHGYQGYRSLLFNAKTGKAILNNQLFKNEKDFKAFAEKAFRAKYKIPAEANINATGLMFENDKFQLPQNIFYTSEGLLLYYNSYEAASYADGPKEILFSYNEVNKYLNFH; this is translated from the coding sequence ATGAAAAATTACATATTTATAATCTTTTTGTGTTTGATTTTTACAAGTTGCAAAAAAGAGCTTTCATTTGAAAATGAAACGTTTGAAGAAAAATCTACTATTCCGTGCAAGAATGAATGTCCGGAAATCACAATAGAAGTTCCAGTTGCCAAAAATATTAAAGTAATATCAGACAGCATAAATAAGAAAGTCTTCTCTGTAATAAAGGAGATTGTTTTTTTTGGCGAAGATTCAACAAAAGTCAATGACTACCAATCATTGTCCAAGTCTTTTATCGCATCGTATGAAGAAATGCGCGAAAAATTCCCAAACGATACTTTTGGCTGGGAAGCGAAAATTATTGGCAATGTCGAATTTCAATCTGATTCGATTTTAAATCTTAAAGTTGATCATTACACCTTTACCGGAGGCGCTCATGGTTATCAAGGTTATCGTTCGCTACTATTTAATGCAAAGACCGGCAAAGCAATTTTAAACAATCAATTATTTAAAAACGAAAAAGATTTTAAGGCTTTCGCCGAAAAAGCATTTCGAGCAAAATACAAAATACCAGCCGAAGCGAATATTAATGCAACAGGTTTAATGTTTGAAAATGATAAATTTCAGCTGCCGCAAAATATATTTTATACTTCAGAAGGTCTGCTTTTATATTACAACTCATACGAAGCCGCTTCATATGCAGATGGTCCAAAAGAAATTTTATTTTCTTATAATGAAGTCAATAAGTATTTGAATTTTCATTAA
- a CDS encoding ATP-binding protein has protein sequence MINKRLLIKNLLAHNDESSFYDKKRQLNLHSREGKGKFLKHICALSNSNPNNNSYIVVGVEDQDNEIVGDDFFDDSRIQNLVNAFLENPPKIQYENVPFPNLPKDKVIGLVTIKPKSKVSYFKKGIHTILANSVFIRRGSNSIPLDNGEEVEKSYQNTETVIGIENSSRNSIQYTLDGVIDFMNFRHKDMSPKYHVFKELFVICWAGVPKKLRDKTYLSRVDIELINEQIKLFYSAQDVVTIFFDDDSFTITEYVPLGLNDKTSYYPLEEQTIHFFDNGYYKIDRQMLFQPPEFNRKMLYHIYNSNMALLAKLQKEIALSDREMKDLENLPSTFMICYLNGFEDARQKLIDAKLLLKPYKNVYSSFKEALRVLRKMKYDVQ, from the coding sequence ATGATCAATAAACGCCTTTTGATAAAGAATTTGCTAGCTCACAATGATGAGAGCAGTTTTTATGATAAAAAAAGGCAATTGAACCTACATTCCAGAGAAGGAAAAGGCAAGTTTCTAAAGCATATTTGCGCATTATCAAACTCAAATCCCAATAATAATTCTTATATCGTTGTTGGAGTAGAAGATCAGGATAATGAAATTGTCGGCGATGACTTTTTTGACGACAGCAGAATTCAAAACCTTGTAAATGCTTTTTTAGAAAACCCGCCTAAGATTCAATACGAAAATGTTCCTTTTCCAAATCTTCCAAAAGATAAAGTGATTGGTCTGGTTACTATAAAACCCAAAAGCAAAGTCTCTTATTTTAAAAAAGGAATCCATACCATTCTTGCTAATAGTGTTTTTATAAGGCGCGGCAGTAATTCGATTCCACTGGATAATGGGGAAGAAGTTGAAAAAAGCTATCAGAATACAGAAACCGTAATCGGAATTGAAAATAGTTCTCGAAACAGCATTCAGTATACTTTAGACGGTGTTATTGATTTTATGAATTTCAGGCATAAAGACATGTCGCCGAAATATCATGTTTTTAAAGAATTGTTTGTAATATGCTGGGCTGGCGTTCCCAAAAAATTACGTGATAAAACGTATTTATCAAGAGTTGATATCGAATTAATTAATGAACAAATTAAACTTTTTTATTCGGCTCAGGATGTAGTCACTATCTTTTTTGATGACGATAGTTTTACCATTACAGAATATGTGCCGCTTGGATTGAATGATAAAACGAGTTATTATCCGCTGGAAGAGCAGACTATTCATTTTTTTGATAACGGATATTATAAAATAGACCGTCAAATGCTTTTTCAACCGCCAGAATTCAACCGCAAAATGTTGTATCATATTTATAATTCAAATATGGCTCTGCTGGCAAAACTTCAAAAAGAGATTGCGTTATCTGACCGCGAAATGAAAGATCTCGAAAATCTGCCTTCTACTTTTATGATTTGTTATTTGAATGGTTTTGAAGATGCAAGGCAAAAACTTATCGATGCTAAATTGCTTTTAAAACCTTATAAAAATGTTTATTCTTCTTTTAAAGAAGCTTTGAGGGTTTTGCGTAAGATGAAGTATGATGTTCAGTAG
- a CDS encoding SDR family NAD(P)-dependent oxidoreductase, with protein MKKTVLITGATSGIGKAAAQILAKNNYKVVLCGRRKDRLEELQKELSAFTEVHSLAFDVRNKEEVLEKIGALPNDFSTIDVLINNAGNAHGLDPIQNGDLDDWDAMIDINVKGLLYVSKAIIPQMVERQSGHIINIGSTAAKEVYPNGNVYCGSKHAVDAITAGMRIDLNPFGIRVGGIHPGMVATEFSEVRFKGDVKRASNVYKGFDPLQAEDIADIIHFVVSRPYHVNIADLVVMSTAQASSTIVKKNI; from the coding sequence ATGAAAAAAACAGTTTTAATTACTGGTGCTACGAGTGGAATAGGAAAAGCAGCCGCTCAGATTTTAGCAAAAAACAACTATAAAGTGGTGCTTTGCGGAAGACGTAAAGACCGTTTGGAAGAACTTCAAAAAGAACTTTCGGCTTTTACAGAAGTGCATTCTTTAGCATTTGATGTTCGTAATAAAGAGGAAGTTTTAGAAAAAATAGGTGCTTTGCCAAACGATTTTTCTACGATTGACGTTTTAATTAATAATGCTGGAAATGCCCACGGTTTGGATCCTATTCAAAATGGAGATTTAGACGATTGGGACGCCATGATTGATATTAATGTAAAAGGACTTTTGTATGTTTCAAAAGCGATAATTCCGCAAATGGTCGAGAGACAATCGGGACATATTATTAATATTGGTTCGACCGCAGCCAAAGAAGTTTATCCAAACGGAAATGTATATTGCGGCTCAAAACATGCCGTTGACGCTATTACTGCCGGAATGCGAATTGATTTGAATCCGTTTGGAATTAGAGTTGGAGGAATTCATCCGGGAATGGTTGCAACAGAATTCAGTGAAGTTCGTTTTAAGGGAGATGTCAAAAGAGCATCAAATGTCTATAAGGGATTTGATCCGCTTCAGGCTGAAGATATTGCAGATATTATTCACTTTGTAGTTTCAAGACCTTATCATGTAAACATTGCGGATTTGGTTGTGATGAGCACTGCGCAGGCGTCTTCGACGATTGTTAAAAAGAATATTTAA
- a CDS encoding aldo/keto reductase, with protein MSKTVLSPIISGTMNWGVWDKNLTTKEMENMIQVSIENKITTFDHADIYGSYTTEADFGKAFHASKIDREKLQLITKCGIQMIAEKRPENKIKHYDYSKDYIIKSVEGSLKKLKTDYVDVFLLHRPSPLMQADEIAEAVEKLKGEGKIIDFGLSNFTSSQTELIRQKTEVSYNQVQFSATHYEPMLDGSLDYMQTHGIRPLSWNPLGTVFREDTKQTRRLKKLFSNLLEKYHLGADTLLLSWILKHPAKIIPIAGTVNVARIQSLSKAIELNMDTEDWFAIWTESMGDDVP; from the coding sequence ATGAGCAAAACGGTCTTATCGCCTATAATTTCAGGCACTATGAATTGGGGAGTTTGGGATAAAAACCTTACAACCAAAGAAATGGAAAACATGATACAAGTGAGTATCGAAAACAAAATTACGACTTTTGATCACGCGGATATTTACGGTTCGTACACGACCGAAGCCGATTTTGGAAAAGCCTTTCACGCCAGTAAAATTGATCGTGAAAAATTACAATTGATTACCAAGTGCGGCATTCAGATGATCGCTGAAAAACGCCCAGAAAACAAAATCAAACATTACGATTATTCGAAAGACTATATTATTAAGTCGGTTGAAGGATCTTTGAAAAAACTGAAAACAGATTATGTTGATGTTTTTTTATTACATAGGCCAAGTCCGTTAATGCAGGCAGATGAAATCGCTGAAGCGGTTGAAAAATTAAAAGGAGAAGGAAAAATTATTGATTTCGGACTTTCGAATTTTACCAGTTCTCAAACCGAATTAATTCGTCAGAAAACAGAAGTAAGTTACAATCAGGTACAATTTTCGGCAACGCATTATGAACCAATGCTTGACGGAAGTCTAGATTATATGCAAACACACGGAATTCGTCCGTTGTCATGGAATCCGCTTGGAACTGTTTTTAGAGAAGATACTAAGCAGACTCGTCGTTTGAAAAAACTATTTTCGAATTTATTAGAAAAATATCATTTAGGTGCTGATACACTTTTGTTATCATGGATTTTAAAACATCCGGCAAAAATAATTCCAATTGCAGGTACTGTTAACGTTGCGAGAATTCAATCTTTATCAAAAGCAATAGAATTGAATATGGATACAGAAGATTGGTTCGCGATCTGGACAGAAAGTATGGGTGACGATGTGCCTTAA